One stretch of Halobaculum marinum DNA includes these proteins:
- a CDS encoding DUF5803 family protein, producing the protein MDRSRLLPVVALVAMLSLSGCLGLLGGGSVPAERLDAAPPGGSYAWNESVDDDLDAHITINEDATFSAVYAVNGSEIELFRRDGLGGTNPLDVRAVRYRYPNGTVINGTELHRRGAVDQTRDVVRIDLPGEGDVDGDRLAFTAGSTPKRFALPTYVTGSYEVVLPPNRRTSLPVFGDASPGGATTSIDDESRLHIRWDDVQSRSVIVQFYLPQDVQIFGAVFAVFTVVGAGGLLYYRRQIEALREQREEMGLDVDTGDDDLGDDGPPPGMR; encoded by the coding sequence ATGGATCGGAGTCGGCTCCTCCCGGTGGTCGCGCTGGTCGCGATGCTGTCGCTGTCGGGCTGTCTCGGCCTGCTCGGCGGCGGCTCCGTCCCCGCCGAGCGACTCGACGCGGCGCCGCCCGGCGGGTCGTACGCCTGGAACGAGAGTGTCGACGACGACCTCGACGCCCACATCACGATCAACGAGGACGCGACGTTCTCGGCGGTGTACGCCGTCAACGGGAGCGAGATCGAACTGTTCCGCCGCGACGGACTCGGCGGGACGAACCCGCTCGACGTGCGCGCGGTTCGGTACCGCTACCCCAACGGGACGGTGATCAACGGCACCGAACTCCACCGGCGCGGCGCCGTCGATCAGACGCGCGACGTGGTCCGCATCGACCTCCCCGGCGAGGGCGACGTCGACGGCGACCGCCTCGCGTTCACCGCGGGGTCGACGCCGAAGCGGTTCGCGCTCCCGACGTACGTGACGGGCTCCTACGAGGTCGTCCTCCCGCCGAACCGCCGCACGTCGCTGCCGGTGTTTGGCGACGCCAGCCCCGGTGGTGCGACCACCAGCATCGACGACGAGAGTCGCCTCCACATCCGCTGGGACGACGTGCAGTCGCGCTCGGTGATCGTCCAGTTCTACCTCCCGCAGGACGTGCAGATCTTCGGCGCGGTGTTCGCCGTGTTCACCGTCGTCGGCGCCGGCGGCCTCCTCTACTACCGCCGCCAGATCGAGGCGCTGCGCGAACAGCGCGAGGAGATGGGCCTCGACGTCGACACCGGCGACGACGACCTCGGCGACGACGGCCCGCCGCCGGGGATGCGATAG
- a CDS encoding DUF2110 family protein produces MVVLATKCYVSGEARDRALDGMTSLVGNELGDLDVEFDVGVRHDDFVSVTVSGDDETVARNVLREEWGEITDHFSDGETYAGTLEGWDEDGFVLDAGTEVRIPADGLGLGAGTPEQIRDRFGIVQHTTLQFVYDEDGDHELADAERDRLYDWTRGQGRVNVNSATRAETRATVNRAGHANDIVTVERLGLLEQSIICRENTDAPGLLASIGGYLPSELKAVVPQ; encoded by the coding sequence ATGGTTGTCCTCGCGACCAAGTGCTACGTCTCCGGTGAGGCTCGCGACCGCGCACTCGACGGGATGACCTCGCTGGTGGGCAACGAGTTGGGCGACCTCGACGTCGAGTTCGACGTCGGCGTGCGCCACGACGACTTCGTGTCCGTCACCGTCTCCGGCGACGACGAGACCGTCGCTCGCAACGTCCTCCGCGAGGAGTGGGGGGAGATCACCGACCACTTCAGCGACGGCGAGACGTACGCCGGCACGCTAGAGGGGTGGGACGAGGACGGGTTCGTCCTCGACGCCGGCACGGAGGTCCGCATCCCCGCCGACGGCCTCGGCCTCGGCGCCGGGACCCCCGAGCAGATCCGCGACCGGTTCGGCATCGTCCAGCACACCACCCTCCAGTTCGTGTACGACGAGGACGGCGACCACGAGTTGGCCGACGCCGAGCGCGACCGCCTGTACGACTGGACGCGCGGCCAGGGCCGCGTGAACGTCAACTCCGCGACCCGCGCGGAGACGCGCGCGACGGTGAACCGCGCCGGCCACGCCAACGACATCGTCACCGTCGAGCGCCTCGGCCTGCTCGAACAGAGCATCATCTGCCGGGAGAACACCGACGCCCCCGGACTCCTCGCGTCGATCGGCGGCTACCTGCCCTCCGAACTGAAGGCGGTCGTCCCCCAGTAA
- a CDS encoding transcription factor, with the protein MAFEDLLGDPVIQKYLHELVGPTGMPVAAAPPDGEVTDEELAEDMGLELNDVRRALFILYENDLASYRRVRDEDSGWLTYLWTFHYENIPENLDEEMHRLLEGLEKRRSYESDHQFYLCEVDSIRFEFEEAMEFGFECPECGSPLESMENSRLVEAMEWRIDQLRDELNVDRDEAEAEA; encoded by the coding sequence ATGGCTTTTGAGGACCTCCTTGGAGACCCTGTCATCCAGAAGTACCTCCACGAGCTCGTCGGCCCGACGGGGATGCCCGTCGCGGCGGCCCCGCCGGATGGCGAGGTCACCGACGAGGAGCTCGCCGAGGACATGGGACTGGAGTTGAACGACGTCCGCCGCGCGCTGTTCATCCTGTACGAGAACGACCTGGCCTCCTACCGTCGCGTCCGCGACGAGGACTCCGGGTGGCTCACGTACCTGTGGACGTTCCACTACGAGAACATCCCGGAGAACCTCGACGAGGAGATGCACCGGCTCCTGGAGGGGCTGGAGAAGCGCCGTTCCTACGAGTCCGACCACCAGTTCTACCTGTGTGAGGTCGACTCCATCCGCTTCGAGTTTGAGGAGGCGATGGAGTTCGGCTTCGAGTGCCCCGAGTGCGGGTCGCCGCTGGAGTCGATGGAGAACTCCCGCCTCGTCGAGGCGATGGAGTGGCGCATCGACCAGCTCCGCGACGAGTTGAACGTCGACCGCGACGAAGCCGAGGCGGAAGCGTAG